CCATTTCTATTATATTTGCACCAAATACTTCACGGATGGCGACGTGCACAAGTATTTCTCACCCTACGACTCTCCCGACCAGGCTTACATCTATTACATGAATGCCATGGCCGACCTCGAGGAAAGGCTGATCTGAGGACCTTGGCATGAAAGGCAAAGTGATGATCCTCGAGGACGACCTGCTGCTGGCAGGCCGGATCGCCAAACTGCTGAAAGTGCATGAATACTCCGTGCTTCATTCCAAAAACTCGGATTCCTTTTTCGAAGAGTTGAGGGGCTACAGACCGGATGTGATCCTGCTGGACGTATTTCTGGTGGGCAGCCGGCTGAACGGCATCCAGGTGCTGAAATACCTGAAGGAGAACCTGGATTTCAACTACAAGGTCATCGTGATTTCAGGGGAAGTGACCAACGAACTGGTGCGCGAAATCCGTTCCATCGGCGCTTACCACTTCATTGAAAAAGGCGCCAATTTCAGCATCAACCAACTCTTGCTGCACATCGAAAATGCGGTGACCCTCAAGCGCCAGGAAGAATATAACCTGGACCTGCAAATCGAGTATCTGAACCTGAAAAAGCAGTTCACGCGCACCTTTCCCTTCATCGGCGAAAGCGAGGGCATCAACAACGTTCGCAGCCAGTTGATGAAATTCGCCGAGGTGGACGAAGACATTCTCATCCTTGGCGAAAACGGCACAGGCAAGGAAGTCGCTGCCAACTACTACTATGTGAATTCCAAACGCTTCGGCATGCCCTTCCATACGATTTTATGCAGTTCCCTGAACGAAGCCCTGATTGAAAGGGAACTTTTCGGCCGGGAACGGGGCACGGAAAGCGTGCATGACCGGGGCACGGTGGGCTTGTTTGAACGGTGCTCGGAAGGTATCCTCTTCCTAGACGAGGTGACCAACCTGAGCCTCCAGTCACAAGCCAAAATCCTGCGCGCCGTGGAGAACAAGGAAATCCAAGTGGTGGGCGGAGCGATAAAACAGGTGAACACACGCCTGATTTACACATCCAATGCCGAATTAAAGACTCTGGCTGATTCCACCCGCATCCGCCGCGATTTCTTCTACCGCATCGAAGGCAACGTCATCCGCATCCCGCCGCTAAGAGAACGGGGCGACGATATCCTCCTGCTGATGAGCTATTTCATCTCCAGCTATGCCAACAGCTACCGCATTTCCGAGCAACTGGACCTGCAGGCGCTGAAAGACGAGCTACTGGCCTACAAATGGCCGGGGAACGTGCGCGAACTCAAGAACTTCTGCCGCTATATCAGCATCAATGAGCGCGAAATCAACAACAAAACCATCCTAAAGCACCTGCACAACAAGATCCTGCATAGCCATGAAGACAGCGCCGTGGGCATGGACCGCTATTTCAAGATCAAAAACATCAAGGACAGCAGCGCGGCATTCGAGCGCGATTACATCCTGCATTTCCTGAAGGAAAACGATTGGATGGTGAGTAAAACCGCCCAGATGATCGGACTCGAGCGCACCACACTCTACAAAAAGATTAAACAACTGGGCCTGGCCAGTATGCTGGAAAACCACTGATGATGAAAAACAACCTTGGCCTAAAAATCGTGGCGCTGGTGATGGCTGTATTCTTCTGGCTGCAAATCACGTTGCTTTCGCAGCACGAGAGCAAAACCAGCCTTCCGCTGAAACTGGTGAACGCCACCGGGGAAGATTCGCTGCGCCAGCCGCCCCGCAGGATAGCCACCTCTGTCTATGGACGGGGACTCGACATCCTGCGCCTCAGATATTCGCAGGCCCACATCCAGATGAATGCGGCGGATTTTTGGGCTGGAAACGCGGCGGACTATCTGGCCCTGGATGTCCCCGAAAAGCTGAATGTGAAGGTGCTGGGAGTGATGCCTCCCACCCTGGCGGAGCATCTCAGCGAAGCAGGCCAGGCGCGGGCTGAAAACGCGCATTCAGCAGCCAAAAATGGGAAGAAAGCCCCCTCTGCCGCGGGAACGGAACCATCCCAATCCGATTCTGAAGAAGGACAGCTTCAAACCAAAATCCTTACAGACCTCGTGATAACTCCGCCGCAGGGAGTTAAAATATTCCCACCCCAGGCCACCCTGAAAGTGAGGGGCAATGCCTCCCTTCTGGCCGGCCTTCCAAGCGGTGTGCGTGTTTTTGCTGCCAGCCAACCCGACGCTGGGGGCCAATACAAGCTGAGATACGAGGTTCCGGAAGGCATCACCGTGCTGGACATCACCCCCAAACAGGTGCGTGCCTCGCGATGAACCCAATTCTGGCCTTCGAATCTTCCTGCGACGACACCTCAGTGGCGATCGTGGACGATGGCTATGAAGTTATCTGCAACCTTGTCTCCACCCAAGCCGACCATGCCGATTTCGGCGGCGTATTGCCGGAACTCGCTTCCCGCCTCCATCTGCAAAACATACTCCACCTCACGGAAGCGGCCCTGCGCAAAAGCGGGATGAAGAAAGAGGACATTTCAGCTTTGGCGGTTTCTATCAACCCCGGTTTGATCGGTTCTCTGCTCGTGGGCTTGTCTTTCGCCAAAAGCCTTGCCTGGAGCTGGCAGAAACCGCTGATCACGGTCAATCACATGCTTTCGCACATCTTTGCCAATTTCATCGAGCATCCGTGGCTCCAGCCTCCCTTCCTGGCCCTGGTGGTTTCCGGCGGACATACCGAATTGGTGCACTTCAGCACCCTGACTGATTTCAAGGTGGTGGGCAAAACCCTGGATGACGCTGCCGGAGAGACTTTCGACAAGACCGCCAAGCTGCTGGGACTGGGCTTCCCCGGCGGACCGGAACTCGACAAGGCCGCCCAGGGCGGAGACCCGGCCTTCCACCATTTTCCCCGTGCCCTGAAAAACAGGGACGACCTGAATTTCAGCTACAGCGGATTGAAAACAGCAGTGCTTGAGTATCTGGCCCGGAAAGACCGGGACTTCATAGACGCGCACCTGCATGACCTGGCAGCCTCCATCCAGCAAGCCATAATTGACCCGCTCATCGGCAAAACCCTCAAATACGCCAGGCTGCAAGGCTTGGAAACAATCCTCCTCGCCGGAGGGGTTGCCGCCAACTCGGCCCTGCGGAAACAGATCAGAGAAGCCGCTGAGGACCAGGGTGCGTATGTTTACATCCCCGCTCAACAATTCTGCGTGGACAACGCCGCCATGGTTGGCGCGGCTGCCCTTCCCAAGCTGAAAGAGGGGAAGTTTTCCTCCCTCGACGTCAACGCTTTTTCCGCCAAAGGCACCAAGACCCTCTGAAGGTGAAGATGATGGCGCACAGGACCCCAAGATTGGCATTGACAAATATGGCATCCGCAGGATTTGGCTCGTGCCCAGCGTTATAAAGGACCATCAAAAAAACAATGCACAAGATCCTGATCCGTATATTCAGCCTGCTCTTCGGTGATTTTAACGGAGTGCAGATATTCATCTATCCAATGACCCTGTTCTATTGGATAGATACGGAAAGCTTCTTGTGGGCTTCCACCGGTCTTTTATCCTCGCAGAGATACTTTTTCCCCCTGGTTGTTTTCCTGCTGGCATTCATATTTATGGCCTTTCTGGTGATGAAGAACCACTGCGCG
This region of Candidatus Cloacimonadota bacterium genomic DNA includes:
- a CDS encoding sigma-54-dependent Fis family transcriptional regulator; this translates as MKGKVMILEDDLLLAGRIAKLLKVHEYSVLHSKNSDSFFEELRGYRPDVILLDVFLVGSRLNGIQVLKYLKENLDFNYKVIVISGEVTNELVREIRSIGAYHFIEKGANFSINQLLLHIENAVTLKRQEEYNLDLQIEYLNLKKQFTRTFPFIGESEGINNVRSQLMKFAEVDEDILILGENGTGKEVAANYYYVNSKRFGMPFHTILCSSLNEALIERELFGRERGTESVHDRGTVGLFERCSEGILFLDEVTNLSLQSQAKILRAVENKEIQVVGGAIKQVNTRLIYTSNAELKTLADSTRIRRDFFYRIEGNVIRIPPLRERGDDILLLMSYFISSYANSYRISEQLDLQALKDELLAYKWPGNVRELKNFCRYISINEREINNKTILKHLHNKILHSHEDSAVGMDRYFKIKNIKDSSAAFERDYILHFLKENDWMVSKTAQMIGLERTTLYKKIKQLGLASMLENH
- the tsaD gene encoding tRNA (adenosine(37)-N6)-threonylcarbamoyltransferase complex transferase subunit TsaD encodes the protein MNPILAFESSCDDTSVAIVDDGYEVICNLVSTQADHADFGGVLPELASRLHLQNILHLTEAALRKSGMKKEDISALAVSINPGLIGSLLVGLSFAKSLAWSWQKPLITVNHMLSHIFANFIEHPWLQPPFLALVVSGGHTELVHFSTLTDFKVVGKTLDDAAGETFDKTAKLLGLGFPGGPELDKAAQGGDPAFHHFPRALKNRDDLNFSYSGLKTAVLEYLARKDRDFIDAHLHDLAASIQQAIIDPLIGKTLKYARLQGLETILLAGGVAANSALRKQIREAAEDQGAYVYIPAQQFCVDNAAMVGAAALPKLKEGKFSSLDVNAFSAKGTKTL